In [Mycobacterium] stephanolepidis, the genomic window TTCGGGTGCTCGAGCTGCTCAGCGAGCGCGATCAAGCCGTGTCGGAAATGCTGCCCGAAGTGGGTATCGAGGCGGCCAACCTGTCGCAGCAGCTGGCCGTACTGCGGCGTGCCGGCCTGGTGACCGCCCGCCGCGAAGGACTGTCCGTGCTGTACACACTGACTTCACCGCGCGTAGCCGAGTTACTGGCGACCGCACGCAAGATCTTGACCGGTGTGGTGGCCGATCAAGCCGAATGGCTCGACTCCGCCGATCCCGTCGTGCCCGAGCTGGCCGATGCCGCAGCGACCCGACTCGCAGACTCAGCCGCCCAGGCAGCCCGGCCCGAGTAGCGCCTTGAGGTCACCCATCAGAGCCGATGATGGCGTCACCCGAAGCGACTGATCGAGTTCGAGCGTGGTGACACGCTCTCCGCTGATCAAACGCAGATGAACCTGGTTGGTCCCGGGATGCCGCGCCAACACCTGCTTGAGTGCGGTCACCTTGTCGATGGTGCACTGACGTGTCGGCAGCGTGACCGCAACCGGACGATCGTCGGAGGCCTGCGAAAAGTCTGGCACCACAAGGTCGTTGGCAATCAGCGAAATCCGGTCATCACGGATCGCCACCTTCGCGTTCACCAGAACGACGGCGTCATCGGCGATCTCGGCGCCGTACACCGAATAGGCCTGCGGGAAGAAGAGCACCTCGATGCCACCGGTGAGGTCCTCGAGTTGCGCGGAAGCCCAAGGCATTCCGTTCTTATTAACCCGACGGTTGACCGAGGCGAGGATCCCGCCCACGCGCACCTGAGTGTCGTTGGCGATGTCGCCTTCGAGGATCGTTGGGATCTGGGTGTCGGTCTGGCGACCCAGCAGGTGCGCCACTCCGTTGAGCGGGTGCCCGGATACGTACAGCCCCAGCATCTCTCGCTCGAGCGCGAGTTTATGTTTCTCTTCCCATTCCTCGTCGGGCACCTTGATGGCGAACACACTGGATGCGTCGGCATCGTCGTCCCCCGCGCCGCCGAAGAGGTCGAACTGCCCCATCGCTTCGGCCTTCTTGGTGCCCAACACCGAGTCGACGGCATCGGATTGGACGAGAAAAAGCCCCTTGCGGGAATGCCCCA contains:
- a CDS encoding ArsR/SmtB family transcription factor, producing MDARQPLYRMKADFFKTLGHPVRIRVLELLSERDQAVSEMLPEVGIEAANLSQQLAVLRRAGLVTARREGLSVLYTLTSPRVAELLATARKILTGVVADQAEWLDSADPVVPELADAAATRLADSAAQAARPE